In Aedes albopictus strain Foshan chromosome 3, AalbF5, whole genome shotgun sequence, the following are encoded in one genomic region:
- the LOC115268091 gene encoding uncharacterized protein LOC115268091: MASPDFDQEHINNLPNGIHQEIFSYLPLEDRKTAALVCRLWEQEAFSVRLLTNVQLCVTCQLMKSWATTISVLRNSTRKYRNVIFRLCDGDICSHVEYPLIVDVLNQFGSTIEGFVMKHGCSANRLKRFADRMPNLKSMTAYVTELENLRDEPIKFPEDNILKNQQFDMLRVAPNLQQLRIFFISSKEHVRALEMLKAYANQLKMLDLRVLYAWLPIDELRLEKMEILKLQGGSREFEVHRLHRLLKRLRELKAVHLGINIYQSTLEVISSSCPKLNTLDIRSDYLEVGALKHLNNMPNLQTFMVNRLHETFLEVSEPVIVGIKELHLLVGSTALSNHAYANKLAKVFPHVSEIWLSRGRFRI; this comes from the exons ATGGCTTCACCCGATTTTGATCAAGAACACATCAACAACCTGCCGAATGGCATTCATCAGGAAATCTTCAGCTATCTCCCTCTGGAGGATCGCAAAACGGCTGCGTTGGTGTGCCGCCTCTGGGAGCAGGAAGCTTTCTCTGTGCGGCTGCTAACCAATGTCCAACTTTGTGTAACCTGCCAACTGATGAAGAGCTGGGCGACAACTATTTCCGTGCTTCGGAATAGTACACGAAAGTATCGGAACGTCATATTTAGACTGTGCGATGGTGACATTTGTAGTCACGTTGAGTACCCGCTCATCGTGGATGTTTTGAACCAATTCGGCTCGACGATCGAGGGATTCGTCATGAAACATGGTTGTTCGGCCAATCGGTTGAAAAGATTCGCAGATAGGATGCCTAATTTGAAGAGCATGACAGCGTATGTGACGGAGTTGGAAAATCTTCGGGATGAGCCGATTAAGTTTCCAGAGGATAACATCCTTAAAAATCAACAGTTTGATATGCTCCGCGTGGCGCCGAATTTACAGCAGCTGCGTATATTCTTCATTAGTTCAAAAGAACATGTTCGGGCACTGGAAATGCTGAAGGCTTATGCGAACCAACTGAAGATGCTTGATTTGAGAGTCTTATACGCTTGGCTTCCTATAGATGAACTGCGActggaaaaaatggaaattcTGAAGCTTCAGGGAGGATCACGTGAGTTCGAAGTGCATAGACTGCATCGCCTGCTGAAAAGGCTGCGGGAGTTGAAGGCAGTTCATTTGGGTATAAATATATATCAATCCACACTGGAAGTTATATCCAGTAGCTGTCCTAAGCTGAACACGCTTGATATACGATCTGATTATTTGGAGGTCGGCGCATTAAAGCATTTGAATAATATGCCAAATCTACAG ACTTTTATGGTGAACCGTCTTCACGAAACATTCTTGGAAGTATCCGAGCCAGTCATTGTAGGCATCAAAGAACTGCATCTTCTCGTGGGTAGTACCGCATTGAGTAATCACGCGTACGCGAACAAACTCGCCAAAGTATTCCCTCATGTGAGTGAAATTTGGCTTTCCAGAGGGAGATTTCGTATCTAA